The following are encoded together in the bacterium genome:
- a CDS encoding ATP-binding cassette domain-containing protein: MSSAPALVVSGISKSFRAVQALDDVSIELHHGRVTALLGDNGAGKSTLVKCISGLYQPDAGHIFVQGTEHRISSSRHARELGIETVHQTLSVIDPLDVAENLFLNREHTRGGWLGARIGLLDKRRMRQECASTLARLDIRIPSLRRSVGSLSGGQRQAVAIGRAVAWGQQIVLLDEPAAALGVEQTQRVLDLIVNLRDQGVAVLLITHNMDRVLAVCDQAVVLYQGRKCAEVNVADVTKDDLVSYITGARGTG, encoded by the coding sequence ATGAGCAGTGCCCCCGCGTTGGTCGTCTCTGGAATCTCGAAGTCGTTTCGGGCGGTACAAGCCCTTGACGACGTTTCCATTGAGCTGCACCACGGTCGGGTCACCGCTTTGTTGGGCGACAACGGAGCGGGGAAGTCGACCCTGGTGAAATGCATCTCCGGCCTCTACCAACCCGACGCGGGCCACATCTTCGTCCAGGGGACAGAGCACCGCATCAGCTCTTCACGCCACGCACGAGAGCTGGGCATCGAGACCGTCCATCAGACGCTGTCGGTCATCGATCCGCTCGATGTGGCCGAAAACCTCTTCTTGAACCGCGAGCACACCCGTGGGGGATGGCTGGGGGCCCGCATCGGCTTGCTCGACAAGCGTCGCATGCGCCAGGAATGCGCTTCCACACTGGCTCGCCTCGACATCCGAATTCCGTCGCTGAGGCGTTCAGTCGGCTCGCTCTCCGGCGGACAGCGCCAGGCTGTCGCCATTGGCCGGGCGGTGGCCTGGGGCCAGCAGATCGTGCTGCTCGATGAGCCGGCTGCTGCCCTCGGTGTGGAGCAGACCCAACGAGTTCTCGACCTCATAGTCAATCTGCGTGACCAGGGAGTGGCGGTACTGCTTATCACCCACAACATGGACCGGGTGCTAGCAGTGTGCGACCAAGCAGTCGTGCTCTACCAAGGACGGAAGTGCGCCGAAGTCAACGTGGCCGACGTCACCAAGGACGACCTGGTTTCCTACATCACCGGGGCCCGCGGCACCGGCTGA